Proteins from one Penaeus vannamei isolate JL-2024 chromosome 8, ASM4276789v1, whole genome shotgun sequence genomic window:
- the LOC113824401 gene encoding uncharacterized protein, protein MDPRLKEWVKENASALKEEKNFTVYVLQANVKHEDLENKVRVVAIGPENDLETKTVLLLGETGVGKTTFLNTFLNMVFGVGLEDELRLQLQDQMDRAKDSTQSQTEYTTAFTIYRQEGMPQPFNYMVIDTPGLGDTEGERKDKVNEKCLRFYLTNESWIRHLNCVGLVWKASNRRLDEHNQAVLSTINNLLGFDIKPITDVLLTFSGTEDPQAVQIIEAAGIDYKNAFHFEHMPLYKCPAQGREALHALTWEAMAYNHSKFLNELNQRQPQELKITARLLLAQAKQEVVQMRVCALEESSTQTSDQLESHQAKMSDLEAMAAKVDWNRIKELGTSSEEIVLGDGRHCHFCNLCERACVPVCKEDHRAAMATSDIECGAVKDMTQGAEDPLIQVPLVEAMELDNLDSASLHADTIITYVISSVKNIAVVIYNKIIGTLKFVKPEEETETLHSDEGSQRCPKCQHLVLKHEIRDKILAKDANFEQKVELVRKKKHQEVVGEKVLLQSKIAAVQAKRDELEKQKRKELRALEETRKEIERLQTGQ, encoded by the coding sequence ATGGATCCTCGGCTGAAGGAATGGGTCAAGGAGAACGCCTCTGcgctgaaggaggaaaagaactTCACTGTCTATGTTCTGCAAGCCAACGTGAAGCACGAGGACTTGGAGAACAAGGTCCGCGTGGTGGCGATCGGGCCCGAGAACGACCTCGAGACGAAGACGGTGCTGCTCCTCGGGGAGACCGGGGTCGGGAAGACCACGTTCCTCAACACGTTCCTCAACATGGTGTTCGGCGTCGGGCTGGAGGACGAGCTCCGCCTGCAGCTGCAGGACCAGATGGACCGCGCGAAGGACTCGACGCAGAGCCAGACCGAGTACACGACGGCCTTCACCATCTACCGGCAGGAGGGGATGCCGCAGCCCTTCAACTACATGGTGATCGACACGCCGGGCCTGGGAGACACCGAGGGCGAGCGGAAGGACAAGGTCAACGAGAAGTGCCTCAGGTTCTATCTGACCAACGAGAGCTGGATCAGGCACCTCAACTGCGTGGGTCTGGTGTGGAAGGCCTCCAACCGACGGCTGGACGAGCACAACCAAGCAGTTCTCTCAACGATCAACAATCTTCTGGGATTTGACATCAAACCAATCACAGATGTTTTACTTACCTTTTCCGGCACAGAGGATCCTCAGGCAGTCCAGATTATTGAAGCCGCTGGAATTGACTATAAGAACGCATTTCACTTCGAGCACATGCCTCTCTATAAGTGTCCTGCACAAGGCAGGGAAGCCCTCCATGCTCTGACTTGGGAAGCCATGGCATATAACCACAGCAAGTTCCTTAATGAACTGAACCAGCGGCAGCCTCAGGAGCTGAAGATCACCGCACGACTTCTCCTCGCACAAGCCAAACAGGAGGTTGTGCagatgcgtgtgtgcgcgctcgaGGAGAGTTCGACTCAGACTTCAGACCAACTGGAAAGTCACCAGGCAAAGATGAGTGATCTTGAAGCCATGGCAGCGAAGGTAGACTGGAATAGGATAAAGGAACTGGGCACGAGTAGCGAAGAGATTGTGTTGGGCGACGGCCGACATTGCCACTTTTGCAATCtgtgtgagagagcgtgtgtgccAGTGTGCAAAGAAGACCACCGGGCAGCTATGGCTACTTCTGACATAGAATGCGGTGCTGTGAAGGACATGACACAAGGTGCAGAAGATCCCTTAATACAGGTACCTCTTGTTGAAGCGATGGAACTAGACAATCTAGACTCTGCCAGTCTTCATGCTGACACTATTATAACATATGTGATTTCCAGTGTCAAAAATATAGCTGTGGTGATCTACAATAAGATCATAGGTACTCTGAAGTTCGTTAAACCCGAGGAGGAGACGGAAACCTTGCATTCGGACGAGGGAAGTCAGCGGTGTCCGAAGTGTCAGCATCTGGTGTTGAAGCACGAGATCAGAGACAAGATCTTGGCCAAGGACGCCAACTTCGAGCAGAAGGTGGAACTGGTGAGGAAAAAAAAGCACCAGGAAGTGGTTGGCGAGAAAGTCCTCCTGCAGTCAAAGATAGCAGCGGTTCAGGCGAAGCGGGACGAACtcgagaaacagaaaaggaaggaactGAGAGCCCTCGAGGAAACGCGAAAGGAGATCGAGAGGCTGCAGACAGGCCAGTAG